The following are encoded in a window of uncultured Pseudomonas sp. genomic DNA:
- a CDS encoding VWA domain-containing protein, with product MLLNLFNEMRAAKVPVSVRELLDLINALKHNVVFADMDEFYFLARTILVKDERHFDKFDRAFGAYFKGLENLNQHIEALIPDEWLRKEFERSLTDEERAKIESLGGLDKLIEEFKKRLEEQKERHEGGNKWIGTGGTSPFGSGGFNPEGIRVGDAGKRQGKAVKVWDQREYKNLDDQVELGTRNIKVALRRLRKFARQGAQDELDLDGTIDHTAKDGGLLNIQMRPERRNAVKLLILFDIGGSMDAHVKVCEELFSACKTEFKHMEYFYFHNCVYESVWKNNLRRTSERFSTQDLLHKYGADYKVVFVGDAAMAPYEITQAGGSVEHWNEEPGYVWIKRFMEKYKKLIWINPYPKDTWSYTASTNIMRELLEDQMYPLTLQGLEDGMKFLSK from the coding sequence ATGCTGCTCAACCTGTTCAATGAAATGCGCGCCGCTAAGGTGCCGGTGTCGGTGCGTGAGCTGCTCGACCTGATCAACGCGTTGAAACACAACGTGGTGTTCGCCGACATGGACGAATTCTATTTCCTCGCGCGCACCATCTTGGTCAAAGACGAGCGGCATTTCGACAAGTTCGACCGCGCGTTTGGGGCTTACTTCAAGGGCCTGGAAAACCTCAACCAGCACATCGAGGCACTGATCCCCGATGAGTGGCTGCGCAAAGAGTTCGAGCGTTCACTGACCGATGAAGAGCGCGCCAAAATCGAATCCTTGGGCGGCCTCGACAAACTGATCGAGGAGTTCAAGAAGCGCCTCGAAGAACAAAAGGAACGCCACGAGGGCGGCAACAAATGGATCGGTACCGGCGGCACCAGCCCATTCGGCTCAGGCGGTTTCAACCCGGAAGGCATTCGTGTCGGTGATGCGGGTAAGCGTCAGGGCAAGGCGGTTAAAGTCTGGGACCAGCGTGAGTACAAGAACCTCGACGATCAGGTCGAACTGGGTACGCGCAATATCAAGGTGGCCCTGCGGCGCCTGCGCAAGTTCGCTCGCCAGGGTGCGCAGGATGAACTGGACTTGGACGGCACCATCGACCACACCGCCAAGGACGGCGGCCTGCTGAATATCCAGATGCGCCCGGAACGGCGCAATGCGGTGAAGCTGCTGATCCTGTTCGACATCGGCGGCTCGATGGACGCCCACGTTAAGGTCTGCGAAGAGTTGTTCAGCGCCTGCAAGACCGAGTTCAAGCATATGGAGTACTTCTACTTCCATAACTGCGTGTACGAGTCGGTGTGGAAGAACAACCTACGCCGCACTTCCGAGCGTTTCTCCACCCAGGATCTGCTGCATAAATACGGTGCTGATTACAAAGTGGTCTTCGTCGGCGACGCCGCCATGGCGCCGTATGAGATCACCCAGGCCGGCGGCAGCGTCGAGCATTGGAACGAAGAACCGGGCTACGTCTGGATTAAGCGCTTTATGGAGAAGTACAAAAAACTTATCTGGATCAACCCTTACCCCAAGGACACATGGAGCTACACCGCGTCGACCAATATCATGCGTGAATTGCTGGAAGACCAGATGTACCCGCTGACCTTGCAGGGGTTGGAAGACGGCATGAAGTTTTTGTCGAAGTAA
- a CDS encoding MoxR family ATPase — protein sequence MKFEGTQSYVATDDLKLAVNAAITLERPLLVKGEPGTGKTMLAEQLAESFGARLITWHIKSTTKAHQGLYEYDAVSRLRDSQLDSDKVHDVRNYIKKGKLWEAFEAEERVILLIDEIDKADIEFPNDLLQELDKMEFYVYETNETIKASKRPIIIITSNNEKELPDAFLRRCFFHYIAFPDRATLQKIVDVHYPNIKKDLVAEALDVFFDVRKVPGLKKKPSTSELVDWLKLLMADNIGEAVLRERDPTKAIPPLAGALVKNEQDVQLLERLAFMSRRASR from the coding sequence ATGAAGTTCGAAGGCACCCAGTCCTACGTCGCCACCGACGACCTCAAGCTCGCGGTCAATGCCGCTATTACCTTGGAGCGTCCACTGCTGGTCAAGGGCGAGCCGGGCACTGGTAAAACCATGCTGGCCGAACAACTGGCGGAGTCCTTTGGTGCACGCCTGATCACCTGGCACATCAAATCCACGACCAAAGCCCACCAAGGCCTGTATGAGTACGATGCGGTCAGCCGCCTGCGTGACTCGCAATTGGATTCGGACAAAGTCCACGATGTGCGCAACTACATCAAGAAAGGCAAGCTGTGGGAGGCTTTCGAGGCCGAAGAGCGGGTGATTCTGCTGATCGACGAAATCGACAAGGCCGACATCGAGTTCCCCAACGACCTGTTGCAAGAACTCGACAAGATGGAGTTCTACGTTTACGAGACCAACGAGACGATCAAGGCCAGCAAGCGCCCGATCATCATCATTACCTCGAACAACGAGAAAGAACTGCCGGACGCCTTCCTGCGTCGCTGCTTCTTCCACTACATCGCCTTCCCGGATCGCGCGACCTTGCAGAAGATCGTCGACGTGCACTACCCAAATATCAAGAAAGACCTGGTCGCCGAAGCGCTGGACGTGTTCTTCGACGTGCGCAAAGTACCGGGCCTGAAGAAGAAGCCGTCCACCAGCGAGCTGGTCGACTGGCTCAAGCTGCTGATGGCCGACAATATCGGCGAAGCCGTGCTACGCGAGCGCGATCCAACCAAGGCCATCCCGCCACTGGCCGGTGCCCTGGTGAAGAACGAGCAGGATGTGCAGCTGCTGGAGCGCCTGGCGTTTATGAGCCGCCGCGCCTCGCGCTAA